Proteins from a genomic interval of Lycium ferocissimum isolate CSIRO_LF1 chromosome 2, AGI_CSIRO_Lferr_CH_V1, whole genome shotgun sequence:
- the LOC132047053 gene encoding early nodulin-like protein 17 translates to MEMVGRKSFSWPTMAVVLTCALLVMLPQVYSVRYIVGSRFGWSSNVNYTNWAKDKHFYNGDWLFFVYDRNQMNVLELNKTNYETCNTDHPLHNWTTGAGRDVVPLNVTKTYYFASGKGFCYGGMKVAIHVEKAPPPPKAAPVVSASTNLLSSLRGQILIPALFATAAVWDAFVLLW, encoded by the exons ATGGAGATGGTGGGAAGGAAGAGTTTTAGTTGGCCAACAATGGCGGTGGTGCTAACTTGCGCCTTGCTGGTTATGTTACCCCAAGTCTACTCAGTTCGTTACATTGTTGGATCAAGATTTGGGTGGAGTAGCAATGTTAATTACACTAATTGGGCTAAGGACAAACATTTCTACAACGGTGATTGGCTCT TTTTTGTGTATGACAGGAACCAGATGAATGTGCTTGAGCTAAACAAGACCAACTACGAGACCTGCAATACTGATCATCCTCTCCACAACTGGACCACTGGTGCTGGAAGGGATGTGGTTCCACTTAACGTGACGAAGACCTACTATTTCGCTAGTGGCAAAGGATTCTGCTACGGAGGCATGAAAGTGGCTATTCATGTCGAAAAAGCACCTCCACCCCCAAAAGCAGCTCCAGTAGTCAGCGCTTCTACAAATTTGCTCTCCTCATTAAGGGGGCAGATATTGATACCAGCTCTTTTTGCAACTGCTGCTGTGTGGGATGCATTTGTTCTACTCTGGTAG